A DNA window from Rhizobium jaguaris contains the following coding sequences:
- a CDS encoding efflux RND transporter permease subunit, translating to MSRFFIDRPIFAWVIAIIIMLAGALSIFTLSISQYPQIAPTTVRISATYSGADAQTVENSVTKVIEQGMTGIDNLDYMASTSTSTGQASISLTFTNKANADVAQMQVQNKLQLVTAQLPQSVQNTGITVSKSTSNFLMVIGFVSTDGKLNSNDLADYVNSTLNDTLKRVPGVGDTQLFGAGYAMRIWIDPDKLAKYQLMTSDVVSAIQAQNTQVSTGQLGALPQMPGQQLNATVTAKSRLQTPEQFNNIILKSQSNGSLVRLNDVARVELGADSYTSSSAFNNQPSAGLAVMLASGANAINTAEAVQSTINGLKQTLPPNVEVVYPYDTTPFVKLSIEDVVKTLFEAIVLVFIVMFVFLQNIRATLIPTLAVPIVLLGTFGVLSAFGYSINTLTMFGMVLAIGLLVDDAIVVVENVERVMEEEGLSPREATIKSMQEITGALIGIATVLSAVFIPMAFFSGSVGVIYRQFSVTIVSAMILSVIVALILTPALCATILKRPEHGAKERGVFGLFNRNFDRGVRGYQRSVRGIIKGAPFFLVLFVLIAGAVGYLFNHLSSSFLPDEDQGILITSVQLPPGATDYRTKDVLTQVRKYYLEKEKPYVDAVFTVAGFGFNGQGQNVGLAFIKLKDFAERQTKESKAQAIAGRAMGAFSKIKDGSVFALAPPAIPGFGSSSGFDFFIKDINSAGHDQLIAARNQLLGAAGKNPKLFGTRPNGQEDTPQYSVVIDQEKASALNISLSNIDSTLSTAWGGTYVNDFIDRGRVKKVYVQADARFRMQPEDFDRWYVRNSDGAMVPFSAFATGKWTYGSPRLERYNGSSAVEIQGAAAPGVSSGDAMNQIDQIMASLPPGFSHEWTSLSAQEKLSGNQASQLYAISILVVFLALAALYESWSIPLAVMLSVPIGIFGALLAATLFGQSNDVYFKVGLLTTIGLAAKNAILIVEFAIEQQNNGKDLIPATLEAARQRLRPILMTSLAFILGVMPLAIANGAGSGSQNSIGIGVMGGMISATVLGIFFIPLLFVSVRRIFKGGKRPTSTTASEPAPDTAH from the coding sequence ATGTCTCGTTTCTTCATTGACCGGCCGATCTTCGCCTGGGTCATCGCCATTATTATCATGCTGGCGGGCGCGCTGTCGATCTTCACGCTGTCGATATCGCAATATCCGCAGATCGCGCCGACGACAGTGCGCATCAGCGCAACCTATTCAGGCGCCGATGCCCAGACGGTCGAAAACTCAGTGACAAAGGTCATCGAGCAGGGCATGACCGGCATCGACAATCTCGATTACATGGCCTCCACGTCGACGTCGACGGGCCAAGCCTCGATCTCGCTGACCTTCACCAACAAGGCCAATGCGGACGTGGCCCAGATGCAGGTGCAGAACAAGCTGCAGCTCGTCACCGCGCAATTGCCGCAGTCGGTCCAGAATACCGGTATCACGGTGTCGAAATCGACCTCGAACTTCCTGATGGTCATCGGCTTCGTCTCGACCGACGGCAAGCTCAATTCCAACGACCTTGCCGACTACGTCAACAGCACCCTGAACGACACGCTGAAGCGCGTCCCGGGTGTCGGTGACACGCAGCTCTTTGGCGCCGGTTACGCCATGCGCATCTGGATCGATCCTGACAAGCTTGCGAAATACCAGTTGATGACATCAGATGTCGTCTCGGCAATCCAGGCACAGAACACGCAGGTTTCGACCGGCCAGCTCGGTGCATTGCCACAAATGCCGGGCCAGCAGCTCAATGCGACGGTGACGGCCAAAAGCCGTCTGCAGACGCCCGAACAATTCAACAACATCATCCTGAAGAGCCAGTCCAACGGTTCGCTGGTACGCCTCAACGACGTAGCTCGCGTCGAACTGGGCGCCGACAGCTATACCAGCTCGAGTGCCTTCAACAATCAGCCGTCGGCCGGTCTCGCGGTGATGCTTGCCTCCGGAGCCAACGCCATCAACACGGCCGAGGCGGTGCAGTCGACGATCAACGGCCTGAAGCAGACGCTGCCGCCGAATGTGGAAGTCGTTTATCCCTATGACACGACGCCCTTCGTCAAGCTGTCGATCGAGGACGTGGTCAAGACGCTGTTCGAAGCCATCGTGCTCGTCTTCATCGTCATGTTCGTCTTCCTGCAGAACATCCGCGCCACCTTGATTCCGACACTTGCCGTTCCGATCGTTCTGCTCGGCACGTTCGGCGTGCTCTCGGCCTTCGGCTACTCCATCAATACGCTCACTATGTTCGGCATGGTGCTGGCGATCGGCCTATTGGTGGACGACGCGATCGTTGTGGTCGAAAACGTCGAGCGCGTGATGGAGGAGGAGGGTCTGTCGCCGCGCGAGGCAACGATCAAGTCGATGCAGGAAATCACCGGCGCCTTGATCGGCATCGCCACGGTTCTGTCGGCGGTGTTCATCCCGATGGCCTTCTTCTCCGGCTCGGTCGGCGTCATCTACCGTCAGTTCTCGGTGACGATCGTCTCGGCCATGATCCTGTCGGTCATTGTCGCACTCATCCTGACCCCCGCGCTTTGCGCCACCATTCTCAAGAGACCCGAGCACGGCGCCAAGGAGCGGGGCGTCTTTGGCTTGTTCAACCGGAACTTCGATCGCGGCGTCCGTGGATATCAGCGCAGCGTGCGCGGCATCATCAAGGGAGCGCCCTTCTTCCTTGTCCTGTTTGTGCTGATCGCCGGCGCCGTTGGTTACCTGTTCAACCATCTTTCCAGCTCGTTCCTGCCGGACGAAGACCAGGGCATCCTCATCACCAGCGTGCAACTGCCGCCCGGTGCAACGGACTACCGCACCAAAGACGTGCTGACGCAGGTCAGAAAGTACTATCTCGAAAAGGAAAAGCCCTATGTCGACGCTGTCTTCACCGTCGCCGGATTCGGCTTTAACGGACAGGGACAAAACGTCGGCCTTGCCTTTATCAAGCTGAAGGATTTCGCTGAGCGTCAGACAAAGGAAAGCAAGGCGCAGGCGATCGCCGGACGTGCCATGGGGGCCTTTTCGAAGATCAAGGATGGCAGCGTCTTCGCACTCGCGCCGCCGGCGATCCCGGGCTTTGGCAGCTCCTCAGGCTTCGACTTCTTCATCAAGGACATCAACAGCGCGGGGCATGATCAGCTCATTGCCGCCCGCAACCAATTGTTGGGCGCCGCCGGGAAAAACCCCAAACTGTTCGGCACGCGCCCGAACGGCCAGGAAGATACACCGCAATATTCGGTTGTGATCGACCAGGAAAAGGCAAGCGCCCTCAACATCAGCCTTTCCAATATCGACTCGACACTGTCGACGGCCTGGGGTGGCACCTATGTCAACGACTTCATCGACCGAGGTCGCGTCAAGAAAGTCTACGTACAGGCCGACGCCAGGTTCCGTATGCAGCCGGAGGATTTCGACCGCTGGTACGTGCGCAACTCCGATGGCGCCATGGTGCCCTTCTCGGCTTTTGCCACCGGCAAATGGACCTATGGTTCGCCACGCCTGGAACGCTATAACGGCTCGTCGGCCGTCGAAATTCAGGGTGCTGCCGCCCCAGGCGTTTCGTCCGGCGACGCCATGAACCAGATCGACCAGATCATGGCGAGCCTGCCACCGGGCTTCAGCCATGAATGGACGAGCCTCTCGGCCCAGGAAAAACTCTCCGGAAACCAGGCGAGCCAGCTTTACGCGATCTCCATCCTGGTCGTATTCCTGGCGCTGGCCGCCCTTTACGAGAGCTGGTCGATCCCGCTCGCCGTCATGCTGTCGGTTCCGATCGGCATCTTCGGGGCGCTGCTGGCGGCCACCCTCTTCGGACAGTCGAACGACGTCTACTTTAAGGTCGGCCTGCTCACCACGATCGGTCTGGCCGCCAAGAACGCCATCCTGATCGTCGAATTCGCCATCGAGCAGCAGAACAACGGCAAGGACCTGATCCCTGCGACGCTGGAAGCAGCCCGCCAGCGCCTGCGGCCGATTCTGATGACATCGCTCGCCTTCATCCTCGGCGTCATGCCGCTGGCTATCGCGAACGGTGCTGGCTCCGGCAGCCAGAATTCGATCGGCATCGGCGTCATGGGCGGCATGATCTCGGCGACCGTGCTCGGCATCTTCTTCATCCCGCTGCTCTTCGTCTCCGTCCGCCGCATCTTCAAGGGCGGAAAGCGACCGACAAGCACCACGGCATCGGAGCCAGCTCCAGACACGGCGCACTAA
- a CDS encoding zinc-binding alcohol dehydrogenase family protein translates to MIRALMIEAENVTRFHDIAEAPLAAGQVRIGVRHIGLCGSDLNTFKGLNPLVKLPRVPGHEIGGEIIAVGPSVDPAYAPGRRVIVMPYTNCGECTSCRKGRLNACRYNKTLGVQQDGGLAEEIVLPAEKLILNDTLPPRHLALVEPLSVGFHAVERGRVAKGDRVVVLGCGMIGMGVLIAAVARGAEVIAVDLSEEKRALARQFGAVETIDAGSEDTVAKVSQLTGDDGVDIAFEAVGLPATFTQAIDLACFGGRVVYVGYSKAPVTYQTQFFNLKELDIMGSRNALMRDFQNVISHLEEIGDKADALISKVFPFEEAENALPYWDSHRNALKIVIERGA, encoded by the coding sequence GTGATCAGAGCTTTGATGATCGAGGCGGAAAACGTCACGCGCTTCCACGACATCGCGGAAGCGCCGCTCGCCGCCGGCCAGGTCCGCATCGGCGTCCGGCACATTGGCCTCTGCGGCAGCGATCTCAACACCTTCAAGGGCCTCAACCCGCTGGTGAAGCTGCCACGCGTCCCCGGCCATGAAATCGGCGGCGAGATCATTGCCGTCGGCCCCAGTGTCGATCCCGCCTATGCGCCCGGCCGCCGCGTCATCGTGATGCCCTATACCAATTGCGGCGAGTGCACCTCCTGCCGCAAGGGCCGGCTCAACGCCTGCCGCTACAACAAGACGCTTGGTGTGCAACAGGATGGCGGATTAGCCGAGGAGATCGTACTGCCGGCCGAAAAGCTGATCCTCAACGATACGTTGCCGCCACGCCATCTGGCTCTGGTCGAGCCGCTGTCGGTCGGCTTTCACGCCGTCGAGCGCGGCCGGGTGGCGAAAGGCGATCGCGTCGTCGTGCTTGGCTGCGGCATGATCGGCATGGGTGTCTTGATCGCTGCCGTCGCCCGTGGTGCGGAGGTCATCGCCGTCGATCTCAGCGAGGAAAAACGCGCGCTCGCCCGGCAGTTCGGCGCGGTCGAGACGATCGATGCGGGCAGCGAAGATACTGTCGCCAAGGTAAGCCAATTGACCGGCGATGATGGTGTCGATATCGCTTTCGAGGCCGTCGGTCTGCCTGCGACCTTTACGCAAGCCATCGATCTCGCCTGCTTTGGCGGCCGCGTCGTCTATGTCGGCTATTCCAAGGCGCCGGTCACCTACCAGACGCAGTTCTTCAATCTGAAGGAACTCGACATCATGGGCTCCCGCAACGCCCTGATGCGCGATTTTCAAAACGTCATCAGCCATCTCGAGGAAATCGGCGACAAGGCCGACGCGCTGATCTCGAAGGTTTTCCCCTTTGAAGAGGCCGAAAATGCGCTGCCCTACTGGGACAGCCACCGGAATGCGCTGAAGATCGTGATTGAGCGCGGCGCCTAG